TTCGTCCTGAGCCAGGATCAAACTCTCCGTGAAAATTTATTGAGCGCCCTACACGGCTGTTCAGTTTTCAAGGACCTCTGCTGCCTCTCATATTCCCTTGAAAAGCAGCACCGTTGCCTATCTTAGCACGGTTGATTTCTGATGTCAAGACTAAATTTCAATTATTTTTTTCGCAAAAAATTTTTTCCAGTAATTTTCACTGTTCATGCAACATTAATATACCACGCTCTCCTTTTTCATGCAAGATTAAGAAAAACCGCGAATCACGTTCCAAAAAGGCGAATCCTTATCTTTCTTAAAATTATTTTTAGCTAGCGAGAGTAAAATATTTTTTATGAAACTAAAATCGCTTTACTATTTTAAACCTCCTGCATAAAACTTGACATACGTCTCCGGAACCTGCCCGACAATAATGGTATCAGTAACCGGTACCTGAGTTGCTACCTTTACATTTGAAGTAATGAGGGGAATCACAACTTTAACCTGACTCTGAATATCCAGGTAAAGCCGGTGGCGTGTCTGGTTAATTCCCGCCTCTTCAAAGCGATCAAAGACATTGGTTCGGACGGTTCCGACCGGATAAATCGAAACCCTGATGCGAGGGCCATAGTTTGCCAGTAACTGGCTCCCCAGAACCTGCCCAACAGGGATGAAAAATTGGTCATTAGCTAGTTCTTTTAAAGTGGTTTGAATTGCCAGTGTTGTATCGGATGCCAGACGATTAATCCGGACAATGTTGGGCTGCATCAGGACAACACGCCCCTGCGTATCCTTATGAACAAAAATTAGTTCATGATAATCAACCGACTGCGTAATCTTCTGTTTAATGGCATCATTTACTGCTTCCGTGGCCACCCACCGGGCTTTGGCCTCCGCAATTTCACGAATCGTAGGCTTCAGGTTATTCTCAAAAACGAGAAAAACCAGCAAAAACAAAGCAAGCGCCGTAAAAAATACAACTAAACCCTTTTTCAGATTTGAAGTCCGGCGCAACAAGCTGTCACCTCCTCCGAACATACCTCCATTATATGAAGAAAACACAGAGAAGGTGAACAATATCCATGGTACACCGGCAAAAACTTCTTTACCGCCAGAAAGATGGCTTTGAGCCGTCCTAATACATAGACTCAGCTATTTCAAGCAGCCGCTGAAGGCTTGTGCCTTTTTCACCCTTCGTTCCGTGTAGTTCGTAGCAGAGACCCTGATCCCACCATGAAATAAAGCCAGGCCGGGGTATCTTTTCGCCATCGATAAAATTGTATCCAGGTTCGACGCCAAAGCCCTGTAACCCGTTTATCCTAACGGCCACAAACGGCTTATCAGACTTATAAACACCCGACTTGAATAGTTCTTCATCTTTTTTTAGATTTTCTTCGTAGTTTGGGCACTTGGGCAACCAGGCTGCGCGCAGGGAAATTCCGTTTACTTCGTCTTGATAGAAAACCTTTACTGTCCGTTCCTCAGGCATTGCTTCCTTGCTTACATAAATCCCCTTTAATTCCCCGCAAAAAGCTGATTTCGGTAACTTCAATTTAAAGGGAAGCATTTTGCTGGCTTCTGCTTCTGACTGAAAAAAGTACTGATTTTCCGCCCAGGATTTAAAAGCCTCTCTCCGTTCCTCGTCCGATGATTGAAGCATCATCATTACCGCGCCGCTTTTACCCTGACCAGCCACAACCCGGTAATCTGCTTCAACATGCGGCGCCCTGAAATAGTAAAAACATAGACCAGCGCCAGAAACAATAATGAACAAAGAAATAAGCGAGAGCTTGCTAATTTTTTTCATTCTTCACACCCTTCCTATCTCTGCATATAACATAGCTGTGTTCGAAACTTTATTCAAGTAATAATCGGGGTCGTTATTTAATTTTAGACTAAGATTAGACCAGCTACTAATTACCGTAACTCCCTAAGGACTCCACCAGTTATACATATTGGTATCTTCAGGATTTGGTTATCTTGACAATCATAGCTATATTAGCATGGCGTTTACACACTATTATGAAGGATATTTATTTACATTGTTGCCACTACATTTTTGACCTTCAGGTGTTTCCCGAAGAAAAAAATGCCTATTTTTCAAGGGTTTCAGAAGCTATGATCTTTTAAAATCAGTCCCAACTGTTGAACTCGGGTGATCAAACTTAATTTGTCACATTCTTACTAATTATGAATATATTGGTATTGATAAAGAAATATTAAAGCCGGGCAACAGTCCGGGCTACTTTAAGGAGGTAATTAAACATGGATTGGATTACAGATTATGAAAACATTGACCCAGCTGATCTTGAAGATGTTTCTGCAACCCTAGAAAAGATCATGAACCAGTCAAAAGGTCTCAGTTTTGATTTTGATCACGGGAAAGAATGTGAACCTGGCAAAGGTTTTGTAACCGAAAGTCTCTTCGTCGCCACTAAACGGGCAATTTTTTGGGTCGTTATTTTAAAGCATCATAAATTTGCCTTTATGAGAGTGACACCCGAGTGGATCAAAGCTTACGGAAACATCATCCTGCTATCTCCAGAGATCTTTGTTGAGTTCAATAGACATCGTCGTATCATCGAGTGGACTGCAGAACAGGATAAAGTAATCGACAAAAAATAATACTGGTTAGAAACCCCAGGCGACACCTGGGGGTTTTTATAAATTAAACTACCATGAAAAATACGATCCAGGTCATCCTTGCGCTCGAAGACCTTGCGTAGATTATTACCCTCGCTACTAAGCCAGGCAAGCCTTCCGGCAAGCGACATATGGAGCGACGGGTAACAGCACCCGGCGCCGCGAGGTTGACAGTTCAGGCTGCGAGGACTTTCAACACGGCGGAAACTTAAAGCAGTGGCGAAGCGCCGGTTCAAAGCGCGGCATAAATGGATATAAAGTTGCGGAGGTTTTCCGCAGCAGCCTAGAACTGTCCCGAAGCAAGCCGTGGTGCTGTCCGGAGCGGAATCAGGAGCGAGTGGAAGTGCTTGCCTGGCAACCTCCGTAAGGTCGCTGCGCCTGCAAGGATAAACCACTATTTTCATTCTTTCGGTGGTGCCGCCGGAGGCGGCGTGGTGGTCTGCTCTAAAAAATGATCCAGGTTCTTCCTACTCTCGCTCCCGTTAGGATTAACCCTGAGGCCTGTTATTAGAAGCGCTATGGTCTGGCGAAAGTCATTTTGATGTGCTTGAAATACAAAAACACCTGCTTGTTTTAGCAAGTGTGCTTTATCTTTTAATGAGGTGAGATGAACTTTTTAAGTTCGGCTGTGACAAGTTCAACAATTTCCAGCATCCGAGGGTCATTAGGGTCAGTCGGTAGCTCGATCAATTGACCGCCGATAGGAATAGTTACTGAGCCTGGTGGCAACATACCCTGAGTTATGACTTTTAGGGAGGATTTAAAATGAAAGATAAAATATGCGTTGTCACAGGGGCAAGTTCTGGACTAGGAAAAGCTACAGCTGAAATACTTGCCAAGAAGGAAGCCAGGATTATAATGGTAAGCCGAAAAAATGAACGGGGGGAGAAGTCGTTCAAAGAAATCAAAAGTATTGGTGCGGAACGTATTGAGTGGATTCCAACTGACCTCTCTTCAAATATACTTGAAAGAGCTCAAAGCCCCCAGGAAGGGGCCAGCCATTTAATCGAATTAGCGCAAATGACAGATGTAAACGGAAAATATTTGAAGGGTCAAGAAAAGGATTAAAAGAAGCGAAATCATCAGATGAATCCTATGATTTAGATACCGCAAGAAAACTATGGAATGTAAGTGAACAACTGGTTGGACAAACCTTTGCGTATTGAATTCCTGTGCAAAAGGCGTGACAGCGTATAAGTTAGGCCGGAACTTCCAGCGGAGCCGTGTGCTATTGAAATGAGGCCGAATTTGTACGGGTGGAGAAAATAAAAACAACATTCAACTTGTCTTATGCAAAAATGCCCGGATTAAAACGGCAATCCAACCACAGACGATAAAATGCCTGCCAAACCACAGAGCAAAACCGGTAAAGCTCCATTCGCAATACTCGCGCGCATAATCTCTCCCAACCAAAAGCTGGGCAGAAAACCGAGTAAGTATTTATAAGGCGCATTTATAAACCAGGCTGCGGGAAGGCCCAGTACAAAGAAGTTGGTCAGCTTGGCAAGGGCAAGGCCTTCCACCTTGTTACCTGCCAGTACTACCAGCAGCATACAGGTAATGATCCCCTGAAAAGTACCAAGTACTGCCGCTGTTATAATGACGGCCACATTTTTTACCGCCAGCGCAAATAATCCAATAACAAGCAACGAGGATATAAAGGCCCATAACATGGGAAAACCCAGGCGCGCCGCCAGGTAAGCGCGTCCGCCTGCCGGTGTGACGCGGTAATAAGTGCCTATTCCTTCATCCCGCTCGTCCAGCATTAAAAAAGCACAGACCATGCCGGTCATTACAGGTGTCATCGCCATCACGAAAGCATCACTGAGGCATGCTCTTTAAACAAATTTGGGCGAACTTCCGTTTTCCTGCGCGAATGACCATCCCGTTATTTACGGGAACAATCGCATCAGCATCCAGGATCTTTTCCCCTTCGACTTTTACCGCACCCTGTGCGATCAACCTTTTCCCCGCGGAGGTGCTGTTTGCCAGGCGAGCTTTTACCAGGAGCTTGGGAAGCCAGATCCTTTCCCCCTCCTCCAATTCTCCCGGGTCCAAAAATACTTCCGGGATTTCTTCCGGCATTTCTCCTTTTTGAAAGACAGCAATAAACTCAGCCTCGGCGCGGGATGCCGCCCTGGCGTCATAATATAAAATAACGAGTTCGCGCGCCAATCTCATTTTTGCATCCCTGGGGTGAAGGGAGCCTCCGGCCAAACCGTTTTTTATCTCCTGGACCTCGTTCAAATCCACCGGGGTGACAAGTTCAAAATAGCGAAGGATCAGCTCGTCTGGGATAGACATCGTTTTCCCGTAAATTTCTTCCGGGGGTTCGGTAATTCCAATATAATTGCCCAGGCTCTTGCTCATCTTCTGAACCCCATCAAGCCCTTCTAAAATAGGCATTAAAACGGCAACCTGGGGCTCCTGTCCGTATTCCCGCTGAAGATCCCGGCCTACCATCAGGTTGAACTTCTGATCGGTTCCCCCGATTTCAACATCCGCGCGCAAGACGACAGAATCATAGGCCTGCATTAAAGGGTAAAGAAATTCGTGGACTCCAATCGGCAAACCCTCCCGGTAACGGCGTGCAAAATCGTCACGCTCCAGCATCCTGGCTACGGTATACTTCGCCGCCAGTTCAATCACCTCGGCGAAGGAGAGGGGTGCCAGCCACCTGCTGTTGAAAACGACCTCCGCCCGGTCGAGATCGAGAATCTTCCCGATCTGTGCCTTATACGTTGCCACATTGGCCATCACCTCGGCCTCGGTGAGCTGCTTCCGTGTTTCCGTGCGTCCGGAGGGATCACCAATCCGGGCCGTAAAATCGCCCAGGATCAGGACAATCTTGTGGCCCAGCTCTTGAAACTGGCGGAGCTTATGTAAAACAACTGTATGACCCAGATGAATGTCGGGCGCAGTTGGATCGAGCCCTAATTTAATCTTGAGGGGTTTGTTTTCCACAAGAGAACGCCGCAATTTCTGCTTAAGCTCATCCCCGGGGATAATCTCGACTGCGCCCCGGCTGATGGTTTTCCACTGCCTTTCAAAATCCTGAACCAATTTTGACACGAGCCAGTCCTCCCACTTTTAACATTAAAAATTACCCGGGCATAAAAATACCACTTTTTTATCCTTGCCACAAGGAATTTTACAAATTGGTCTCGAGAATCTTCATCAGGTCGGCATACCCCGCTGCCCGGGGATTCGCAGCTAAAGAACCTGAAGGAAGTGCGGCTTCTACCAAAAAAGGGAGATCTTCCCGGCTTAAACCGACATCTTTCAATTTTGCCGGGATTTTGAGCCGTTCGCGCAGGGCGATCACAAACGAAAGTAACCGGCGGGCAGCAGCGGTTGCAGGAGTTTCGGGTTCAACCAGGCCGAGTGCCTTCGCAATTTTTGCATATTTTTCCTCCCCAAAAATCAGATTATACTCCATGACATATGGAAGTAAAATCGCGCAGACCAGTCCGTGGGGAACGCGGTAGCGAATCCCTACAGGGTGAGCAAGCCCGTGTACTGCACCCGGACGGGCGTTGTTGAGCGCGATGCCCGCGAGCAAACTACCCAGCGCCATCTTTTCCCGCACTTCACGGTTATTACCGTGCCTGTACGCCGTATATAAATTTCGACATAAAAGAACGGCTGCCTCCAGGGCCAGGGCGTCCGTCAGCGGATGCGACCAGCGTGAAGTATAGGCTTCGAGGGCATGGGTTAAGGCGTCCATTCCCGTCAGTGCGGTGAGAGCCGGCGGCATGCTCATGGCTAAAACGGGATCCACGAGCGCAACCGATGCCGTCCAGCTATCGCAGCGAATGCTTTGTTTCCGGCAGGTCGCCGCATCGGCAAGAACGGCATTCCGGGTGACCTCCGACCCGCTCCCCGACGTAGTAGCAACCGCAATCCAGGGAAGCCCCTGTACTTCTACCGGCCGTCCTTCGAAATATTCTTTCACCGAACCCGGGCAGGCGTAAAGGCCGGAGATTGCTTTTGCGACATCAAGAACGCTCCCACCGCCCGCTCCGATGATCAAATCGACTTTTGCGCCGCGGGCTTTTTCGAGTCCGGCCTCCACGACTTCAAGGGTTGGTTCGGGGGGAACCTCATTAAATACGATGATATCAAGTTTTGCGGTGGAAAGGGGATTCAGAATCCGGTCCAGCATTCCGCTTGCTTGAAGGCCGCGGCGGCCGGTAACAAGGAGGAGCCTCCGTCCCAAACGAGACGCCTCTTCACCTAAACGCCCCGAAGTACCGGGGCCAAAAATAATGCGTTGTGGAACTAAAAAATCAAAAAGCACCTTGCTGCCCCCAATCTGATTGCGAGAAAGACTTGCTCAAAAAACAGGTTAATTTTAAAATGTTTCCGGAGGGATTGTTTGATGAACCGGATCGACAAACAAATTTTGCGGAGTCTTTCGCAATCACCTAAAAGCTTCTGGCAATTAATTCGAGACCAAACCGGCCACCTTGCCGG
The sequence above is a segment of the Bacillota bacterium genome. Coding sequences within it:
- the yunB gene encoding sporulation protein YunB, with translation MLRRTSNLKKGLVVFFTALALFLLVFLVFENNLKPTIREIAEAKARWVATEAVNDAIKQKITQSVDYHELIFVHKDTQGRVVLMQPNIVRINRLASDTTLAIQTTLKELANDQFFIPVGQVLGSQLLANYGPRIRVSIYPVGTVRTNVFDRFEEAGINQTRHRLYLDIQSQVKVVIPLITSNVKVATQVPVTDTIIVGQVPETYVKFYAGGLK
- a CDS encoding SDR family NAD(P)-dependent oxidoreductase, yielding MKDKICVVTGASSGLGKATAEILAKKEARIIMVSRKNERGEKSFKEIKSIGAERIEWIPTDLSSNILERAQSPQEGASHLIELAQMTDVNGKYLKGQEKD
- the tyrS gene encoding tyrosine--tRNA ligase — its product is MSKLVQDFERQWKTISRGAVEIIPGDELKQKLRRSLVENKPLKIKLGLDPTAPDIHLGHTVVLHKLRQFQELGHKIVLILGDFTARIGDPSGRTETRKQLTEAEVMANVATYKAQIGKILDLDRAEVVFNSRWLAPLSFAEVIELAAKYTVARMLERDDFARRYREGLPIGVHEFLYPLMQAYDSVVLRADVEIGGTDQKFNLMVGRDLQREYGQEPQVAVLMPILEGLDGVQKMSKSLGNYIGITEPPEEIYGKTMSIPDELILRYFELVTPVDLNEVQEIKNGLAGGSLHPRDAKMRLARELVILYYDARAASRAEAEFIAVFQKGEMPEEIPEVFLDPGELEEGERIWLPKLLVKARLANSTSAGKRLIAQGAVKVEGEKILDADAIVPVNNGMVIRAGKRKFAQICLKSMPQ
- a CDS encoding iron-containing alcohol dehydrogenase, giving the protein MLFDFLVPQRIIFGPGTSGRLGEEASRLGRRLLLVTGRRGLQASGMLDRILNPLSTAKLDIIVFNEVPPEPTLEVVEAGLEKARGAKVDLIIGAGGGSVLDVAKAISGLYACPGSVKEYFEGRPVEVQGLPWIAVATTSGSGSEVTRNAVLADAATCRKQSIRCDSWTASVALVDPVLAMSMPPALTALTGMDALTHALEAYTSRWSHPLTDALALEAAVLLCRNLYTAYRHGNNREVREKMALGSLLAGIALNNARPGAVHGLAHPVGIRYRVPHGLVCAILLPYVMEYNLIFGEEKYAKIAKALGLVEPETPATAAARRLLSFVIALRERLKIPAKLKDVGLSREDLPFLVEAALPSGSLAANPRAAGYADLMKILETNL